The nucleotide window GCTGATCAGGGCTTGATTTCATTCTTTTAGTCACCACTTAAACTAGATTAATAAGAAACAAAGGCTACTTAAAGttataatttaaattcaatcaaagctcgagagtgctttcattaaCAGTTCATTACTCGTGATAAATgcaatttaaaaccaaaacgGGAACAAGGAGCAAAGCTGTACCTCAAGCTTCTTCACTAGTTCATTGGCGGTTGGTGCAGAGACGATTATGCGACGTGCTGCTCCGGAGATGAAGCCCTCGCCCAGTAATGCTTTGTCGATGAATGAGAGCAAGCAACTGTAGTAGCCGTCCACGTTCAGAAGCCCCACCTGTTCACGTGCAAAAGAGAGAGTGACATCAGCCCGTAATTGTTGGATCATTCCTTGACTGAAGTTGATTCTCCTTTGATGTgatggttatatatataaaatagtgaGTTTAAAAATCACTCAGCTAACTAGGCGTCTGATTTGGCATGATcgacagttaaaaaaaaatgaagaaaaaaagataatgggtattttcatcatttaattagtattagttcacatatttttttctcttaactatttATCTAGCTAGTTCAAATGACTGCTTAGTTAGATAGCTGAGGACTTTAGATGGCTAAAGTCATTATATATTTCTTTGGCCATCTATCCATCTAGATGTCATGTACACATACGGTTGGATTATGAGAATGGTGATAACTAGTTAACTCATGAGGGCCATCCTGTTTATTATGATAGGTAgttgagagaaacaaaaaaaactaatgtTTTCTCAATCGTTTATCAAGATGAATCAGATAACTTTCAGGAGTTAGAGTTACAATTCAATTAaactctctctttttatatatatatatatatatatatatatatatgagttacAATTCAATTAaactctctctttatatatataaatcaacaTTACATCATGAATCAATACTAATCTAATGTAATGATTGCTTTTTAGAAGTTGAAAGTGAAGCATTcctaaagttaatgaaacacCCAAGAAGACAAGAAAAGCAATAGGGCAGACAGACAATCAAAGAATAaaagggggggagagagagaaagagaggatcATGAGATGACAAATTGTCGTTTGGCAGATTCCATTTGATTACTTCGGATTTGAAAACCAAGATCTGATGTGGATTTGACATAGGATGCTTTTGCTAACATTGCAAAAGATTCACTGGAAAATCAAATATGACCTAAAATTTAcacttaaaatctttatttcactgctttgcattgagaaaagggTCGAATTTAAGATGAGATGGGGACAGTCCGATTTAATATACATTAAGctgtttttttgtgaatttaacTGCATACTGAGTGAAAAAtgtaagaataaaaaaacatcatGGAATTCGACGGCTCAACTAAATTTTATGAGTCCTGCAGAAAGCTAAGATTGGCAATGTTAAAGCCCTTAAATCTATTCTTGACATGGTCACTTTTTTATAATTTCCTTTAATCTTAATAATTCTCCGTACCATCTGCACCGTTATAATTTTGTAGAAAACATACATAATGCTAGCTAGAAAAATAATCTGACAGAgcaagagagatagagagagttaCTGGCTTAGTATGGATACCGAGTTGCGCCCAGCAGATTACTTCAAGAAGCTCCTCTAAGGTGCCGTAGCCACCTAATGAGTGAAGGTTAAGATTAACGTTTTCAGATTATAAGGTCAAAACAACTAAGGAAGGACACacgttgatatatatatatatatatatatatcatgaattTAAATGGGCGGACACACTGAAGGATTGATGCATGGGATATTGATTATCTACCAGGCAGTGCAATGAAGGCATCGGCTTGACGCGCCATCTCTGCTTTCCTTTCGTGCAAGTTCGTCACAACCCTCAATTCTCCCACCGTCTCCCCACATACCTTTTAGGTGAAACATAGAAAATCACAAGATACAACAattacatttaaatttaaatggatatttgtttattttttgcgATTGTTCACACTTATGAGGGTGATGAagtttatataatattataggAAAGTTGAGTGCAGGATACATCATGCTTACCTCTTCTGGCATCAAGGCCTTGAGGATAACTCTGCCACATGAAgccaaaagataaaaagaagaataataGACGGTAAGTAGATAGCAACTCCCATGACAGACAGAAGGACACCAATTAAACAACactgatcatcatcatcagcgaTCATTAATTATCTTCTTGTAccaataatatataaatgaaaccATCGATTCAAAGCATCAAAACTAACAGTTTCATCCAAATCTCATCCCTCGCTTCAATGTCAGTCACCGGACTGCAGGTTCACAGGCCTGTGATCTGCAACCCTTCACCTTGAGATGGCCCCTACCCAATAGAAACTAAGTGCATTCTTGCGGCACCTAACGCGCCCGTGAGTGTTGCCGTTGTCGGAGACATGAAGCCCCGCTAGGGCCCTGCGCTCTCGTCATCACTTATCAAGTTATCCACCACTCTATCATCAATGGACTATGGAATGATACAAGAGAAGATCGGCCACCACCTGCAGCTTTTTGGTCAACAAACAACGGCGAAAGATATCGCCCTGCAGGTTGTATTAGTTACTTGGCCGGCCACAAAATTAACTGCACCGCCGGCTTCTCAGTTTCTCCCGTAGTTGTAATCACCAACCACGTCCCCACCCCTAAAGGCAAATCACCAGCTCTCCATGGTCACCTTTTCTAGACTGGCACGTGAAGATAAGTAAACAGTTTCTTTTCAAaatgcttttcctttcttcccCACCTCTTACTATACTAATGCTAATCCCCTCTAAGTTTTGAATTTTAAGCattaaaattctcaaaaattttaggATCGTTTGTATTGAATCTCAGCGTGTTGTATATATTCATACGTATGCGTTGTGCAGGGGCGGACCCAGCCATGACTCGGGTGAGCgtagatattttttttatattaaaaaaatcaattttttttagtttggcacGATCCGTCGCTCCTCTTGTTTTCACCTGTCGCTCCTCTTGTTTTCACCTGTCGCTCCTCTTGACCTGACCTGCGAACCGTTTGGCCTGCCCCTAAAAAACCTGACTCCACCCCTTGGCCTTATGTGGACTCATTTTTTGATGTGCATGACATTGAAACCTGAAGCATCTCTTGCTGCAAAGACTTGAGCGTGGTAATTCTCCCCCTAGATAAGAGTTGGGTGACCACACGGGTGCAAGAAGCAGGTGATTGGATCGCTTCACTCTGGTTTATAACTGAAAGATAACGTaagaaattaaaggaaaagttCAGATTTCGACTTACCCTAAAACGTGGCGCCCTCCATCATGCACAACCCGCGAGAGAAGCCCCATCAATCCCAAGCTGCCGCCCCCATACACCAAATCAATGCCTCTCTCCACCTGGAAATGCATACATTACTGCACTCACATATAACCAAgcttctattatatatatatatatatatatatatatatatatatatatatatctaggaAAATTGAAATGAGCATCTATCTTTATAGTTAGATGGATGTCACTAAAAACAGTcacagaaaatatattttgttacTGAAAACTATGGTCAAGCAACTTACCATTGCAAATGGATCTTTTGCAAAAATTTTTAGCtatacaaaatagaaaaataaccatccagcggCTGATTTCGATTAATCTTAGGCCATGATCTTGCATGGGGCATCACAAAATTTAAGACCCGTGGTTttagtgattttcttttttctattaagATCTACATTCGTTGGGCATGCAATGTTCTCGCTGATTTTAACTACACGACAATGCAAGAAAGGTGTCCGGCCGGTGTCTTGGCAGGTTATAGCTGCCCATCTCCTCCTGCAATTCTCCATAATCAATTCACCAAAAGACCAAACTTGTGCTTGAAGAGCCGTTACCAGTTACAAGTTAGGTATACGTTACggaatccaaatcaaacatgAGCAACAAGATTGTGAACCAGAAGGATCAACTAGAAAACGAAGACAAAGTCTTGGGCAAAACTACATCTGTAAtgcatcagagagagagagagagagagagagagagagaggttggtgTACCATTTCTTTGCCCAGCTCAGCAGCTGCCTCCTGATAACTGGCTTTCTTCCCGGAGCTGGTTCCACAGAAGACACAAATTCTTTTGAACCTTGACTGGTTGGCCCCTTCCATGAGCAGATCTCtagatctccctctctcttgagATGGCCTGTCtgagaagaaaataatatgAATATATGTAACTATCGATATGCTTTGGTTTTGAGCAGATTTCATAGTGTTCGGCTTTGAAGTAGATAGTAAAGATACAAGGTAAGTTACTGAATGGAATATCctaacgccctgtttggttggagggaaagggagggaaagggatggagggaaagggagggaaaggaatggaaatggAAGGGaatggaagagaaagggaagggaagggaatggaatggaaagaggtgattataaaagcttgtttggataaaagtgaatggaatggaatggaaacaatacaatttataataataccctcaatagtcaaaaggttgagaggcagggagaaaaaaaacgtgGAGGGGTATTGTGAgcagtcaacacttttgtacttgctccctttcttttccctttcaatcCGTtcgatttgggagggattgaatttacactatacaatcctttcctttcctatcctttcctttccctcccctcccatccaaacagactttctcttttttccttcctttccctcctttctaattagccaaccaaacacaggAGGGATTGCtgaatccctccctttccctccctttccttccaaccaaacaggccctaaaaTTAAGCCTCGCCATCAGGCCCCACCGACCGGATAAGGAGCTGGGCCCGAGGCTGGGCTGGCTCAATACCCAAAACTCATGCTCGACCTCAACCCCATCATTCAAACTCGAGCCCGACccaattaaattaatttttaaatataaaataatatataaatataattaatcgtaataaatattatatatataaattaataaaataaatgtaaagAAATATTACCGGGCTCACCCAAGCTTATCGGACCcaatcgggccggcccgataaaaaATCGGGTCAGCCCGGTGCCCCTTCTTCCTAGCCCGGGTTTGAGTCGGGTACTGGGTACCCGCCCGCAGCCCAACCCAGTGATTAACCTTACCTAAAATAGGTAAAAAAAACGCTACGTACTAATAAATGGACACCGCGTCTTTTTGGACCTTTTGATATAGGCGGCTCATATTGAAAATACATAGTTGGTTCTTTTATAAGTTCTCCATCTCTCTCCCACCTTCATTGCTGTTTTCTCCTCTGtcattttttcttgtatgaTCAATTTCCctttggtctctctctctctcccaatcCTGCAAAGTGAAAAGCAAATCTTTTACTTTCTATAGGTTAATGGAATGCATTATTCAATAATTTTTCTAGTTTAGCCTGTTATGCCAAAGATTTTAatcaaaacctttttttaggAGATGGTAATTATCCTAGATCAGGTTAGGGGCATCAAACAAGTCAAGCTTTTTGctaatttgtttaaaaataagatATTGGCaaacttttcttcttattacTTTAAGTGCAAGTCGGGCTTCTATCCAAGTTTTTCTCGCTGCAAGTGAGCTAGGGTGGAAGGCTTCTATTCATATTGTAAAACATACATCTAAACCTAGAAATGGTCTGtgcctttgtgtgtgtgtgtgtatatatatataaatataaccTTAGAGAAGTCATACGCAACACAAGAACAGTTAGTTGAACTAACTAAAACCATGTGAGcaaaagaagttgagttttcTTATATCAAGGAAATATAACCAATTCCTTTCAAATTAAGCCTCTACCATTCTCCTTAACTTCGCCATATCTTAGAAGATAATGTTCTTGGAATAGAAacagggtatatatatatatatatatatatatatatatatatatatatatatatatatatataaaaccttAGAGAAGTCATACGCAACACAAGAAACAGTTAGTTGAACTAACTAAAACCATGTGAGcaaaagaagttgagttttcTTATATCAAGGAAATATAACCAATTCCTTTCAAATTAAGCCTCTACCATTCTCCTTAACTTTGCCATATCTTAGAAGATAATGTTCTTGGAATAGAAAAAGGGTTGCATGGTTATACgctttttccaatttttgctTACAAACATCAAGCCGACAAATATATTTTCCATATAAAGCATATCTATCTCACAGTCATTGTAAATAAACAACACTTCCTATTCTTTCAACTACTATAGGAGAACCATTAGCAGCGAATATAGGTTTTCTATGAGCATTATTTAAATTAGAAAGTTGAGATGAATCTCTGTTAATATGTTCGAATGCTCTCCAATCAGTAAGCCAAACATCGTTTTTTTGTCCAAAAGAGAGAGCAATATCCGCACTTTCAGCTGATTTTTCAACGGGTTGATCAGTTCAGTTGGGACCAAATTCAATTCCGAAAGCTATTGAAAAAACTTCTGCTTCTCCCTTATATAAATTTGGTAGAATCAAAGGTTTGAATGCCTACTGTTCATGCACTGGCTTAACAACAAGCTGCCATGCACTTTCACACAAATGTTATAATTTCTTACAGTCAATAGAATGCAGTTTGATGTGGTTTCCCTGATTGTCTTGAATAAAATTACCCTTTGACAAGGGGCAGCTTTATCAACAGATGTTTATAATTGAGTTTGAATGTGGCAAACAATCTTCTCACtctattctttattttctttggagCTTAGATTTCAAACTTCCATCTAGTTTCTTCTGTTTGAATTATCTAACACTCCCCATTATAACTTGGTAATGAAGAGGTTATCTAAGATCCTCAAAGTCATCACCAAGTGTGGTcaatagtttatatatatatatatatatatatataacaagtcaATAGTTTCACTCAGATTAGTTCCATTTGATGTCCGGGGCCTACCCTGACCAACTCCTATCTaggtttcaatatatatatatatatatat belongs to Nymphaea colorata isolate Beijing-Zhang1983 chromosome 13, ASM883128v2, whole genome shotgun sequence and includes:
- the LOC116267033 gene encoding probable cytokinin riboside 5'-monophosphate phosphoribohydrolase LOGL10; the protein is MEGANQSRFKRICVFCGTSSGKKASYQEAAAELGKEMVERGIDLVYGGGSLGLMGLLSRVVHDGGRHVLGVILKALMPEEVCGETVGELRVVTNLHERKAEMARQADAFIALPGGYGTLEELLEVICWAQLGIHTKPVGLLNVDGYYSCLLSFIDKALLGEGFISGAARRIIVSAPTANELVKKLEEYVPQHDDFVSKLKWENEPFDRPGVAQ